The Arachis hypogaea cultivar Tifrunner chromosome 14, arahy.Tifrunner.gnm2.J5K5, whole genome shotgun sequence DNA window CACATGATTTTATATCAGTAAAGTTTTAAACAGCAACAATATTTCCTTTCGGTACATTTAGTTCAGTAAACTCAGAACTGCTAAACAAACATAGAACTTCTGATATTTGATGATGTAGCAAATGCATGCTAACAAAAAAAACCACTCCTACTCTGCTTCGATACCTTTGCCGAATGCTGACAGCAAGAGGCAATCACAATCTCTCTCAATATACAATTCAAGGACAAAATCTTAACAAGCAATTAACAATTCAAAATATAACTTAAGATAATTTTTTCACATataacttgtatcacatatcaATTAAAGTGCTAAGTCTGCACTATTCATCCGAAAAGAGCTTAACAAGCAGTAAATCGTTAATCTTCCATACTTGGCATAGTGGGCTAAAAAATGTTCTCAAGTTCCTCCAGTTTCTTCTCGAACACATCTTTTTCATGCTCATCTTTATCACCATCAAGCAAACTCTTGGCTTTAACAATTGCATCAGTGATCATTCCCTTGTTTTTGTCGACAGCTTTTAAAGCTTTTTCCATTTTGTAAACATAATCGTCCAAATCATTTCTTGCTCTAGCCTTCTCTAGAAACTTTTTGTCTTCAGCCTCATAATCTCTAGCTTCTTGAATCAATCTCGCAATTTCCATCCGCGACAATCGCCCCGTATCATTGCTTATTGTAATCTCATTGCTGTTGCCAGTTGCTTCATCTTCAGCAGTTACGTTTAAGATTCCATCAGCATCAACATCAAAGGTTACCATTACACCATGACCTTTAGGACCTTCAGGTATGCCTGAAAGATTAAACCAACCCAACAAGTTGTTATTGGTGGCTCTTGTCCTCTCACCCTCAAAAACTTCAAACTTTATGAAAGTTTGATTATCTTCTGAGGTAAAATATCCTTGTTTCTTCTTCACAGGAATAGTAGTATTCCTAGGAATCACTACATCCATCAGATCTCCTTTAATTGATATACCAAGTGACAGCGGAGTAACATCATGCAGCACCAAATTTGGCAGATTCTTAAAGCCTTCACTTAACAAAGCAGCTTGAACTGCTGCTCCAAACGCAACAGCTTCATCAGGGTTGATACTCCTACATTGATCCTTCCCCTCGAAGAATTCCTGCAATAGCTGCTGAACTTTAGGAATCCTAGACGAGCCACCAACAAGGACAACATCGTCCACACAGTTCTTGTCCATGTCTGCATCAGTAAGACACTTATTTACAGTATCTATGCACTCTTTAA harbors:
- the LOC114924063 gene encoding heat shock 70 kDa protein 4-like; this translates as MIGRKFSDPNIQKDKLLWPFKVISGVDDQPTIVVQHKGQKKRLRAEEVSAMILTKMRKIAEAYLESPVKNAVITVPAYFNDSQRKATRDAGAIAGLNVMRIINEPTAAAIAYGLDKRSNCVGKRNIFVFDFGGGTFDVSLLTIKDKAFQMKATAGNTHLGGVDFDNRLLNYFMEEFNKKNNLDISGNSRALRRLRNASERAKRVLSYNVDAFIQIDGLFQGIDFCSTITRARFEELNMDLFKECIDTVNKCLTDADMDKNCVDDVVLVGGSSRIPKVQQLLQEFFEGKDQCRSINPDEAVAFGAAVQAALLSEGFKNLPNLVLHDVTPLSLGISIKGDLMDVVIPRNTTIPVKKKQGYFTSEDNQTFIKFEVFEGERTRATNNNLLGWFNLSGIPEGPKGHGVMVTFDVDADGILNVTAEDEATGNSNEITISNDTGRLSRMEIARLIQEARDYEAEDKKFLEKARARNDLDDYVYKMEKALKAVDKNKGMITDAIVKAKSLLDGDKDEHEKDVFEKKLEELENIF